In Rhodobacter xanthinilyticus, a single window of DNA contains:
- a CDS encoding DUF2493 domain-containing protein, translating to MYAHDDFDADHSTSPTGHVVEALELYGYRPAEDEADPRIPPEDDVIRTAVADIFDALISTMADTSLDFDLDEILWSTVNTFHRAVLRIEGKLDDNEQAQKRLQREQDGSEVKSVQLETLIAIGQGLLDRRDSLELFCETAADIYLRTLGTPWSPRTGSRVNHRHMTAAMIDSRDFLAAKRRADAEVLLPAGPKIAFSGGETTDHRLIWEKLDQVHAKHPDMVLLHGGSPKGAERIAATWASNRKVPQVAFKPDWTKHAKAAPFKRNDQMLATLPIGVIVFPGTGIQDNLADKARKMGIPVIRIGTGSA from the coding sequence ATGTATGCCCATGACGATTTCGACGCCGATCACAGCACCTCGCCCACGGGGCATGTCGTCGAAGCCCTTGAACTCTATGGCTACCGTCCCGCCGAGGACGAGGCCGACCCCCGGATCCCGCCCGAGGATGACGTCATCCGCACCGCGGTCGCCGATATCTTCGACGCCCTGATCTCCACCATGGCCGATACCAGCCTCGACTTCGACCTCGACGAGATCCTCTGGTCGACCGTCAACACCTTCCACCGCGCGGTCCTGCGGATCGAGGGCAAGCTTGATGACAATGAGCAGGCCCAGAAGCGGCTGCAGCGCGAACAGGATGGCTCCGAGGTCAAATCTGTCCAGCTCGAGACGCTGATCGCCATCGGGCAAGGCCTGCTCGATCGCCGCGACAGCCTCGAGCTCTTCTGCGAAACCGCCGCCGACATCTATCTGCGCACGCTCGGCACCCCCTGGTCGCCGCGCACCGGCTCCCGCGTCAACCACCGCCATATGACGGCGGCCATGATCGACAGCCGCGACTTTCTCGCCGCCAAACGCCGGGCCGATGCCGAGGTGCTGCTGCCCGCAGGGCCCAAGATCGCCTTCTCGGGCGGCGAGACCACCGACCATCGCCTGATCTGGGAAAAGCTCGATCAGGTCCATGCCAAGCACCCGGACATGGTCCTCCTGCATGGCGGATCGCCGAAAGGCGCAGAACGGATCGCCGCCACCTGGGCCAGCAATCGCAAGGTGCCCCAGGTCGCCTTCAAGCCCGACTGGACGAAACACGCCAAGGCCGCGCCCTTCAAGCGTAACGACCAGATGCTCGCGACGCTGCCGATCGGCGTCATCGTCTTCCCGGGCACCGGCATCCAGGACAATCTGGCGGACAAGGCCCGCAAGATGGGTATCCCTGTCATCCGCATCGGGACGGGCAGCGCGTAA